From Saccharomyces kudriavzevii IFO 1802 strain IFO1802 genome assembly, chromosome: 13, a single genomic window includes:
- the OST6 gene encoding dolichyl-diphosphooligosaccharide--protein glycotransferase (similar to Saccharomyces cerevisiae OST6 (YML019W); ancestral locus Anc_5.552) has product MKWCSTYFVLWITLILQTFQNSIATASNSIDDILQLQDETGVITVTAENYPLLNKGVPGYYNILYITMKGTNSNGMSCQLCHDFEKSYHAVANAIRSQAPQSLSLFFTLDVNEVPQLVEDLKLQNVPHLVVYPPAEDAKQAEFEWKTSPFFQYPLAPNSANDALRFGDFLAKILNISITVPQDFNIQEFVYYFIACMAIFIFIKKVIFPKITNKWKFFSMILSFGILLPGITGYKFVEMNGIPLIARDGENRIMYFSGGSGWQFGIEIFSVSSMYIVMSTLSILLICLPKISRISEKMKGLLASLLACALFYFFSYFISCYLIKNPEYPIVF; this is encoded by the coding sequence ATGAAGTGGTGCAGCACGTACTTTGTTCTATGGATCACCCTTATATTGCAGACCTTCCAGAACTCTATAGCAACAGCATCCAATAGTATAGATGACATCCTACAATTGCAAGATGAAACTGGCGTGATAACAGTGACAGCTGAAAACTACCCACTGCTGAACAAGGGTGTTCCAGGTTATTATAATATTTTGTATATCACTATGAAGGGTACAAACAGCAACGGTATGAGTTGCCAATTGTGccatgattttgaaaaaagttaCCATGCGGTAGCTAATGCTATTCGCTCGCAGGCCCCACAGTCTCttagtttgttttttacaCTGGACGTTAATGAAGTGCCACAATTGGTTGAGGACTTAAAGTTACAAAACGTACCTCATCTTGTAGTATACCCGCCGGCAGAAGATGCAAAGCAAGCAGAATTCGAATGGAAAACGTCAccttttttccaatatcCTTTGGCTCCCAATAGCGCAAATGATGCTTTGCGCTTTGGGGATTTTCTAGCAAAAATCCTCAATATTTCAATAACCGTTCCTCAAGACTTTAACATTCAGGAGTTCGTCTATTATTTTATTGCATGTATGgcaatttttattttcatcaagaaagtGATTTTTCCGAAGATAACTAATAAGTGGAAGTTCTTCTCCATGATATTATCATTTGGTATCCTTTTACCAGGTATTACTGGTTACAAATTTGTAGAAATGAATGGAATTCCCCTTATTGCACGTGATGGAGAGAATCGTATAATGTACTTTAGTGGTGGTTCTGGATGGCAATTCGGTATAGAAATCTTCTCCGTATCATCGATGTATATTGTGATGTCTACGTTATCCATATTGTTAATTTGTCTGCCTAAGATTTCGCGTATAAGTGAAAAGATGAAAGGACTACTGGCGTCACTTTTGGCCTGTGCTTTattctatttcttttcttatttcaTTAGCTGTTACTTGATTAAGAATCCGGAATACCCAATcgttttttga
- the TAF11 gene encoding TATA-binding protein-associated factor TAF11 (similar to Saccharomyces cerevisiae TAF11 (YML015C); ancestral locus Anc_5.546) has protein sequence MNEPQGPIDTIPKVNYPPILTIANYLSTKQMIDQVISEDQDYVTWKLQNLRTGGIPSKNQLNEYPKYKFKKSKINQQDPDSINKVPENLIFPRDILQKQIQKSNHESGHGNDDKEDNLTQDEQFKLLVTNLDKDQTNRFEVFHRTSLNKTQVKKLASTVTNQTISENVRVFLQATGKIYAGEIIELAMVVKNKWLTSQMCIEFDKRTKIGYKLKKHLKKLTFSIMENQQYKQDYQSDSVPEDEPDFYFDDEEVDKRETTLGNSLLQSKSLQQSDHSSQDLKLQLIEQYNKLVLQFNKLDVSIEKYNNSPVLPEHIREAWRLYRLQSDNLPNAYWRTQGEGQGSMFR, from the coding sequence ATGAACGAACCTCAAGGTCCTATAGACACTATTCCTAAAGTCAATTACCCACCAATACTGACAATAGCCAACTATCTTTCTACAAAGCAGATGATTGACCAGGTTATCAGTGAGGACCAAGACTACGTGACGTGGAAACTGCAAAACCTACGGACGGGTGGCATCCCATCTAAGAATCAATTGAACGAGTACCCGAAatacaaattcaaaaaatccaagaTAAACCAGCAAGATCCGGACTCCATCAATAAAGTCCCTGAAAACCTAATATTCCCGCGAGATATCTTACAGAagcaaatacaaaaaagcAATCATGAAAGTGGCCATGGCAACGACGACAAGGAAGACAATCTCACACAAGACGAACAGTTCAAGCTCTTAGTGACCAACCTAGATAAAGATCAAACCAATCGATTTGAGGTTTTCCACAGGACATCTCTAAACAAAACGCAGGTGAAAAAACTGGCCAGCACGGTAACAAACCAAACCATAAGTGAAAACGTTCGTGTGTTTTTGCAGGCAACAGGCAAAATATACGCCGGTGAGATCATCGAGTTGGCCATGGTTGTGAAAAATAAGTGGCTGACGAGTCAAATGTGCATAGAATTCGACAAGAGGACCAAAATAGGGtataaattaaaaaaacaCCTTAAAAAATTGACTTTTTCCATCATGGAAAACCAACAGTACAAACAGGACTATCAATCTGATAGCGTACCCGAAGACGAGCCAGATTTTTACTtcgatgatgaagaagtgGACAAGCGCGAAACTACTTTGGGTAACTCCTTGTTACAGTCAAAGTCCTTGCAGCAGTCGGACCACAGTTCTCAGGACTTGAAGTTACAACTCATTGAGCAGTATAACAAGCTCGTTCTTCAATTCAACAAGCTGGATGTAAGCATcgaaaaatacaataacAGCCCCGTCTTGCCTGAGCATATCCGGGAGGCCTGGAGGCTCTACCGTCTGCAGTCGGATAATTTGCCTAATGCCTACTGGAGAACCCAAGGTGAGGGACAGGGATCCATGTTTAGGTAG
- the TRM9 gene encoding tRNA (carboxymethyluridine(34)-5-O)-methyltransferase (similar to Saccharomyces cerevisiae TRM9 (YML014W); ancestral locus Anc_5.544) produces the protein MEANEAARKEQEYVHKVYNQIAPHFSQTRYKPWPIVTQFLQTRAMGAIGVDVGCGNGKYLGVNPNVYIIGSDRSDGLIECARDIDPSYNLLVADGLNLPHMDNTFDFAISIAVVHHWSTRERRVEVIRHILSKLRQGGQALIYCWALEQGSSRRGYHEGMEQDVFVPWVLPKDKLKPKSTPVAKAKAKAKPDLTNIPPKERSEYLQRWKEEEQRGQGLGDGSDKHQEQKQEEVKYRYYHLYREGELSEDCRQAGAAVQSEGFERDNWWVVAQKR, from the coding sequence ATGGAGGCAAACGAGGCAGCTCGCAAAGAACAAGAGTATGTTCACAAGGTGTATAACCAGATTGCGCCGCATTTCTCTCAGACCAGATACAAGCCATGGCCCATTGTGACGCAGTTCCTTCAGACGCGTGCAATGGGCGCCATCGGTGTCGATGTCGGATGTGGCAACGGCAAGTACCTTGGAGTGAACCCTAACGTGTATATTATCGGATCAGACCGCTCAGACGGGCTCATTGAGTGTGCCAGGGATATAGATCCGTCATACAACCTGCTGGTTGCGGACGGGCTGAACCTACCGCACATGGACAACACATTCGACTTCGCCATCTCAATTGCCGTGGTGCATCACTGGTCTACGAGGGAGAGACGCGTTGAGGTGATTAGACACATTTTATCAAAACTGCGCCAGGGCGGCCAGGCTTTGATCTACTGCTGGGCATTGGAGCAGGGCAGTTCCCGTAGGGGCTACCACGAGGGCATGGAGCAAGACGTCTTCGTTCCTTGGGTTCTTCCAAAGGACAAGCTCAAACCCAAGTCTACGCCAGTTGCCAAGGCAAAGGCCAAGGCAAAGCCAGACTTGACGAATATCCCCCCGAAGGAGCGTTCTGAATACTTGCAGCGTTGgaaagaggaagaacaaCGCGGACAAGGTCTTGGCGACGGTAGTGATAAGCATCAGGAGCAGAAACAGGAAGAGGTGAAGTACCGGTACTACCACTTATATCGGGAGGGCGAATTGTCTGAGGATTGCCGCCAGGCTGGCGCCGCCGTTCAGAGTGAGGGCTTCGAGCGTGACAACTGGTGGGTGGTGGCCCAGAAGAGATGA
- the PSP2 gene encoding Psp2p (similar to Saccharomyces cerevisiae PSP2 (YML017W); ancestral locus Anc_5.550) has protein sequence MGTNNTSNNNGTTKKMSLEEFLGNDTLGESVWDEEDINLDAISNTTNIDILKQTKGGSEHQRDGQQQAPHGGHGPMNRSRFSNSGPFGSGGMGDFANHHYPQQHQQGPPYIVKFSDLPPKFSNFDIEDLFQAKFTKFIKFKLFWEVNKNPSISTLKSGSVFDQNFKRDSKVAFVELYSSRDMDKILNYWTTPLKEVYHITTAPAEFDDFKDYSTKVKLLTDPKDDAGKPYIAKASKSKSNPFGSARPVDTQSKILDIEEKMENLHVEDTTTLRASLVPNSDFTTATVAGSKITILKKQPSTDEESTSATSTPKPLSYSEVVERSVVNETSKKTTPLSNISSSALELQSTDKSDEFNGQYEQQGCDKYNNDKTKSDSSSEKDKGPETDSDAQFTFKNVEREHNIGRNRYNGNQNNSNGNFRGTSRYRGGANSSNYKSGNNNRGNRGGNRGGNSFNNGGNAYDNTNTNNNNNGSRYHDRQNNDDGAVSSGSSSDASGHNNNEFANPTSNTQQYSIFKPASGFLGQSSNDSMRNNGRGNYNSSSVGGGSRGRGFGRGRGYGRGTYSNRGSRGGRGNSGGYSNYNAKTADMPL, from the exons ATGG GAACAAATAATACATctaataataatggtaCTACGAAGAAAATGTCCCTAGAAGAGTTTCTAGGGAATGACACTTTAGGCGAGTCTGTGTGGGATGAGGAAGACATTAACCTAGATGCAATAAGCAACACTACGAATATCGACATCTTGAAACAGACGAAAGGAGGTAGCGAACATCAGCGTGATGGTCAGCAGCAAGCCCCACACGGCGGCCATGGGCCTATGAATAGGTCGCGTTTCTCCAATTCCGGACCCTTTGGCAGCGGTGGCATGGGGGACTTTGCAAACCATCACTATCCGCAGCAGCATCAGCAGGGCCCTCCTTATATTGTTAAGTTTTCCGATTTGCCACCAAAGTTTTCTAATTTTGATATTGAGGATCTTTTTCAGGCAAAGTTCACCAAATTCATTAAGTTTAAACTATTCTGGGAGGTTAATAAAAACCCTAGTATTTCTACTTTAAAGTCGGGCTCTGTGTTTGaccaaaatttcaaacGTGACTCAAAAGTAGCATTCGTCGAACTATACTCATCTCGTGATATGGACAAGATTTTGAACTACTGGACCACTCCTTTGAAAGAAGTTTACCACATCACTACAGCACCCGCCGAGTTCGatgatttcaaagattATAGCACGAAGGTCAAACTGTTAACGGACCCGAAAGACGATGCCGGCAAACCATACATCGCCAAGGCCTCCAAATCGAAATCAAACCCCTTTGGAAGTGCCAGGCCCGTTGATACGCAATCGAAGATCCTGGatatcgaagaaaaaatggaaaatctACACGTAGAAGATACGACGACTTTGAGAGCATCATTGGTCCCTAATAGTGATTTCACAACAGCAACGGTAGCGGGTAGCAAGATCacaatcttgaaaaagcaaCCATCTACAGACGAAGAATCAACTTCTGCGACCTCAACTCCAAAACCTTTAAGTTACTCCGAAGTGGTGGAGAGATCCGTGGTTAATGAAACTTCCAAGAAAACCACACCTTTGAGCAATATCAGTTCGTCAGCTTTGGAACTACAATCGACCGATAAATCAGACGAATTCAATGGACAATACGAACAACAAGGCTGTGATAAATACAACAATGATAAAACTAAATCGGATTCCTCAAGTGAAAAAGATAAAGGCCCAGAAACAGATTCCGACGCACAATTTACTTtcaagaatgttgaaagaGAACACAATATCGGTAGAAACAGATACAATGGTAATCAGAACAACAGTAATGGCAATTTCAGAGGGACCAGCAGATATCGTGGAGGTGCCAACAGCAGCAATTATAAGAGCGGGAATAATAATCGTGGTAACCGTGGTGGAAATCGCGGCGGCAACTCTTTCAATAACGGTGGTAATGCTTACGACAATACtaatactaataataataataatggttCAAGATACCATGATCGACAGAACAACGACGACGGAGCTGTTAGCTCAGGGTCGTCTTCAGATGCCTCAGGACACAACAACAACGAATTCGCAAACCCAACATCCAACACCCAACAATACTCCATCTTTAAACCAGCAAGCGGGTTCCTTGGTCAAAGCAGTAATGATTCCATGAGGAATAATGGGCGTGGTAACTATAACAGCAGTAGTGTAGGTGGAGGTTCAAGAGGAAGGGGATTTGGTAGAGGAAGAGGATATGGCAGAGGTACATATAGCAATCGTGGCAGCCGTGGTGGACGTGGAAACAGTGGCGGCTACTCTAATTACAACGCTAAAACAGCAGATATGCCTCTATGA
- the PPZ1 gene encoding salt homeostasis regulator (similar to Saccharomyces cerevisiae PPZ2 (YDR436W) and PPZ1 (YML016C); ancestral locus Anc_5.548), which translates to MGNSSSKSSKKTPHSSSSSRNPRPQVSRTDTSHSVKSSKSNKSSKSRRSLPSSSTTNTNSNIADPPTPSKSNLEVNHQQHGSHTNRYHFPSSSHSHSNSQNELLTTPSPSSTKRPSTSRRSSYNTKAAADLPPSMIQMEPKSPILKTNNSSAHVSKHKSSYSSTYHENALTDDDNDDKDNDISHAKKVSRSSNSRPSSIRSGSMSRRKSDVTHEETNGASYSSNNQENYLVQALTRSNSHASSLHSRKSSFGSDGNTAYSTPLNSPGLSKLMDHSGEYFNSVSTSSLNHHSSRDIYPTKVLNHDDDIENTSQLSDTRVSMENINDKHNNNINNKKDPNEEFDDITHTSTNKNAPKKFKKPIDIDETIQKLLDAGYAAKRTKNVCLKNNEILQICIKAREIFLSQPSLLELSPPVKIVGDVHGQYGDLLRLFTKCGFPPSSNYLFLGDYVDRGKQSLETILLLFCYKIKYPENFFLLRGNHECANVTRVYGFYDECKRRCNIKIWKTFIDTFNTLPLAAIVAGKIFCVHGGLSPVLNSMDEIRHVVRPTDVPDFGLINDLLWSDPTDSPNEWEDNERGVSYCYNKVAINKFLNKFGFDLVCRAHMVVEDGYEFFNDRSLVTVFSAPNYCGEFDNWGAVMSVSEGLLCSFELLDPLDSAALKQVMKKGRQERKLANQQQQMIETIITNDNDSQ; encoded by the coding sequence ATGGGTAattcaagttcaaaatCCTCTAAAAAGACTCCACATTCGAGTTCCTCCTCGAGAAACCCCCGCCCTCAAGTGTCGAGAACTGACACTTCCCATTCCGTGaagtcttcaaaatcaaataaatCCTCAAAATCGAGGCGATCTCTTCCCTCATCTTCCACTACAAATACCAATTCGAACATCGCGGATCCCCCGACCCCATCCAAGTCAAATCTTGAGGTTAACCATCAACAACATGGTTCGCACACGAATCGTTACCATTTCCCCTCCAGCTCACATTCGCATTCGAATTCCCAAAATGAATTGTTGACTACTCCTTCCCCTTCTTCCACGAAGAGACCTTCCACCTCAAGAAGATCAAGCTATAATACAAAGGCAGCTGCTGATTTACCACCTTCAATGATTCAAATGGAACCCAAATCACCTATattaaaaacaaataatagCAGCGCACACGTATCCAAGCATAAGTCTTCATATTCCTCAACCTACCATGAGAACGCCTTAacagatgatgataacgATGATAAAGACAACGATATATCACAcgcaaaaaaagtttccaGATCTTCGAATTCTCGCCCGTCTAGTATAAGAAGCGGCTCAATGTCAAGAAGGAAATCAGATGTAACTCATGAAGAGACTAACGGTGCGTCGTACTCCTCCAACAATCAGGAGAATTATTTGGTACAGGCTTTAACCCGGTCAAATTCGCATGCTTCCTCACTACACAGCAGGAAATCTTCATTTGGCTCGGATGGTAATACTGCTTACAGCACTCCATTAAATTCCCCAGGCTTGTCCAAACTGATGGACCATTCCGGCGAATATTTCAACTCCGTTTCAACCTCCTCTTTGAATCATCATTCAAGCCGCGATATTTATCCAACTAAAGTTCTCAATCATGACGACGATATCGAAAACACGTCTCAATTGAGCGATACCCGTGTATCAATGGAAAATATTAATGATAAACATAATAACAACataaataacaaaaaagatCCGAATGAGGAATTCGATGATATTACGCACACTTCcacaaataaaaatgcacctaaaaaattcaaaaaacctATTGATATTGATGAGACTATACAAAAACTACTAGATGCAGGCTATGCAGCAAAGAGGACGAAAAATGTttgtttgaagaacaatgaAATTCTGCAGATTTGCATCAAAGCGcgtgaaatttttctttctcaacCTTCGTTGCTGGAACTATCACCTCCTGTTAAAATTGTGGGTGACGTTCATGGTCAGTACGGTGATCTTTTGAGACTTTTCACTAAATGCGGATTCCCACCCTCCTCAAATTATTTATTCCTAGGTGATTACGTGGACCGTGGTAAACAATCGCTGGAAACTATATTACTTCTGTTTTGTTACAAGATAAAATACCcagaaaatttctttttattgagAGGCAACCACGAATGTGCTAACGTCACGAGAGTTTACGGGTTTTATGATGAATGTAAACGTCGTTGTAACATCAAAATCTGGAAAACTTTCATTGACACTTTCAATACACTGCCATTAGCCGCCATCGTCGCTGGGAAGATTTTTTGTGTTCATGGTGGATTATCGCCAGTGTTGAACTCCATGGATGAAATTAGACATGTGGTCAGACCTACTGATGTACCTGATTTTGGTTTGATTAATGATCTTTTATGGTCAGATCCGACAGATTCACCCAATGAATGGGAGGATAATGAACGTGGTGTAAGTTACTGCTATAACAAAGTGGCCATTAACAAATTCTTGAACAAGTTCGGGTTTGATTTGGTTTGTAGAGCTCACATGGTTGTGGAGGATGGctatgaatttttcaatgatagAAGTCTTGTTACAGTGTTTTCTGCGCCGAACTATTGCGGTGAATTTGATAATTGGGGGGCTGTAATGAGCGTCAGTGAAGGTTTATTATGCTCTTTCGAATTATTGGATCCACTAGATAGTGCCGCTTTGAAGcaagtaatgaaaaaaggaaggcaggaaagaaaattggccaatcaacaacaacaaatgATAGAAACAATCATCACAAACGATAACGACTCTCAATAG
- the SKDI13G1160 gene encoding uncharacterized protein (similar to Saccharomyces cerevisiae YML020W; ancestral locus Anc_5.554), with amino-acid sequence MATTPLQSSPRSSLKSSTTSLQSVRTHSDRMGPNEPNHKATKSWSIWGNNDEGEQEPSDKNSANEARKNGHQEPANFVNRDSGMLDNQQATILKETSKVEKDETNKSSGNPTKAEDTARARTWPFFWGRNKKDPEPGHNVPTDMNDNNLSRLANSLNPAPLTNTYIPYKPDAILIKDKNIKNTKTLTDDIGNQFPNIVVPSFDILPKQTIWNTVTSAILKWKTEYWDSRPPSRVRKEEERARHPQDTSKEDTNAAANEAINEDFLEHNRETLYRVDPWKKINLLSDYQSRPIRILLVGVHGFFPTKIIRPFIGEPTGTSTKFVTEAEEIVKEYFGHYKVPIEINKIALEREGEIFDRVDFFYKVMKHWSKEINNSDFIYFVSHSQGCPVTIMLLAKLIKNGIINLDNSQFFNDEIQFCSSKKIISVLAMAGINNGPFYGADQTLFVRAYQTIEKDSLRELFEFQKFDSKQSQSLIEGLRTIISNNVKITFVGSINDQLVPLYSSTCLFANHPNIFRAIFIDRGSQTPAFITRIVKIAGSLLDLGYNDHGIIKEISGSLAGTLTGGGHSTIYNEKQVYHLGIKFALETTDLSEIHPVEYSPYKLSELGANPYRLPWCMRGLMYESNKHFSNEEIKMLFKEFEEWEPETKQLKDIKNRLNGLKYRL; translated from the coding sequence ATGGCCACGACTCCGTTGCAATCTTCCCCAAGAAGTAGTCTTAAATCTTCAACCACCTCGCTGCAGTCAGTACGAACGCACTCTGACCGTATGGGTCCCAACGAGCCAAATCACAAAGCAACCAAATCCTGGTCCATATGGGGAAATAACGATGAGGGAGAACAGGAACCATCTGACAAAAATAGTGCGAATGAAGCCCGTAAGAATGGTCATCAAGAACCTGCTAATTTTGTAAATAGGGACAGTGGCATGCTCGATAACCAACAGGCAACGATCCTGAAAGAAACCAGCAAAGTCGAAAAAGATGAGACCAATAAGAGCAGTGGCAATCCAACAAAAGCAGAAGATACCGCAAGAGCTCGAACATGGCCATTTTTCTGGGGCcgaaacaaaaaagatcCGGAGCCAGGGCATAACGTTCCTACTGATATGAATGATAACAACTTATCACGCCTAGCCAATAGTTTGAATCCAGCTCCTCTAACGAACACTTACATCCCCTATAAGCCGGATGCTATATTAATCAAGgataaaaatatcaaaaataccaaaacGTTAACTGACGACATAGGAAATCAGTTTCCTAACATTGTCGTGCCAAGCTTTGATATTTTACCTAAACAAACTATATGGAACACTGTCACATCGGCCATTCTGAAGTGGAAGACTGAATACTGGGATAGCAGACCTCCATCAAGGGTAcgaaaagaggaagaacgTGCACGACACCCACAGGATACGTCAAAAGAGGATACGAATGCAGCAGCAAATGAGGCAATAAATGAGGACTTCCTAGAGCATAACAGAGAAACCTTGTATAGAGTAGATccatggaaaaaaataaacctTTTATCGGATTACCAATCCAGACCTATCAGAATTCTCCTTGTTGGCGTTCATGGGTTCTTCCCAACCAAAATCATAAGACCGTTCATCGGTGAGCCGACAGGCACATCCACCAAGTTCGTTACGGAAGCGGAGGAAATAGtgaaagaatattttggcCATTATAAGGTACCCATTGAAATTAACAAGATTGCTCTGGAAAGGGAAGGCGAGATCTTTGATAGAGTGGATTTCTTCTATAAGGTTATGAAGCATTGGAGCAAAGAAATTAATAACTCggatttcatttattttgtAAGTCATTCTCAGGGCTGCCCAGTCACTATCATGCTTTTAGCGAAGCTGATCAAAAATGGCATAATCAATCTCGATAACTCgcaatttttcaacgatgaaattcaattttgttcgtccaaaaaaatcatatcGGTCTTGGCAATGGCAGGTATCAATAATGGTCCGTTTTACGGTGCCGATCAAACCCTATTTGTGCGTGCATACCAGACGATTGAAAAGGACTCCTTGCGAGAGTTATTCGAGTTTCAAAAGTTCGACTCCAAACAGTCGCAAAGCCTCATAGAGGGACTAAGAACAATCATATCAAATAACGTTAAAATTACGTTTGTGGGGTCTATCAATGATCAATTGGTGCCTTTGTATTCGTCCACATGTCTTTTTGCCAATCACCCCAACATATTTCGTGCAATTTTTATTGACAGAGGATCACAAACGCCTGCATTTATCACCCGAATAGTTAAGATAGCTGGTTCCCTGTTGGACTTGGGTTACAATGACCATGGAATCATAAAAGAGATAAGTGGATCTTTGGCGGGCACTTTGACAGGAGGTGGCCACTCCACCATCtataatgaaaaacaaGTCTACCACTTGGGGATCAAATTTGCATTGGAAACAACGGATTTGTCAGAAATTCATCCCGTTGAATATTCACCGTACAAATTGTCTGAGCTGGGAGCTAACCCTTATCGTCTGCCGTGGTGTATGAGAGGATTAATGTACGAATCTAACAAGCACTTCagtaatgaagaaatcaagatGTTATTTAAGGAGTTTGAAGAATGGGAACCAGAAACCAAGCAACTCAAGGATATAAAGAATAGGCTCAATGGTTTAAAGTATCGACTTTGA
- the SKDI13G1180 gene encoding uncharacterized protein (similar to Saccharomyces cerevisiae THI74 (YDR438W) and YML018C; ancestral locus Anc_5.551) yields MVSKDQASFNKRWSLGLLMLGLVIVLWVLSSFLINLIFEDDSYRKPFFITYINTAAFIFYLFPTAKAVVANYKDTGSANVHRELIMEEEGTGSDAGSSVDVTSPLLTNLEAGTQTIQKKRLTLYETIKLSAEFCILWFTANLVTNASLAFTSVASQTILSTTSSFFTLFIGAICHVESLNKSKILGSFISFIGIIMVTKSDSHQRYQRHIADISSDDNDTMQVLMGNLLALAGAVLYGVYSTLLKREVGDETRVNMKIFFGFVGLFNLLFLWPSLIVLDFFGWEPFALPRDPKVIIIILVNCLITFISDFCWAKAMLLTSPLTVTVGLSITIPLAMFGDVIFKHKTMSVLYLFGATLILGSFFIINKSSEEEHFGNSVTASNYEAVEQPVANS; encoded by the coding sequence ATGGTGTCAAAAGATCAAGCGTCCTTCAATAAGAGGTGGAGCTTAGGCCTCCTGATGTTGGGTTTAGTCATTGTTTTGTGGGTCTTATCGTCATTCctgataaatttgattttcGAAGATGACTCCTATAGAAAGCCGTTCTTCATCACGTATATCAATACTGCCGCCTTTatcttttatcttttccCCACTGCGAAGGCAGTCGTGGCGAACTACAAAGACACAGGTAGCGCAAACGTTCATCGCGAACTAATCATGGAGGAGGAAGGCACTGGTAGTGATGCTGGCAGCTCGGTCGATGTGACCAGTCCTCTACTCACAAACCTCGAAGCCGGTACGCAGACAATCCAGAAGAAGAGGTTGACGTTGTATGAGACAATCAAGTTGAGTGCCGAGTTCTGTATACTTTGGTTCACAGCCAACCTTGTGACAAACGCTTCGTTGGCATTCACATCGGTGGCATCGCAGACTATCCTTTCCACCACTTCTTCGTTTTTCACTCTCTTTATAGGCGCCATCTGCCATGTTGAATCATTGAACAAGTCCAAAATACTGGGATCGTTCATTTCATTCATCGGCATAATCATGGTTACAAAATCAGACTCTCACCAACGCTATCAACGTCATATCGCGGATATCAGCAGTGACGATAACGACACTATGCAGGTCCTAATGGGCAACTTGTTGGCTCTTGCGGGTGCTGTGCTTTATGGTGTCTACAGTACGCtgttgaaaagagaagttGGAGACGAGACTCGTGTCAatatgaagattttttttggctttgtTGGTCTCTTTAATTTGCTCTTCCTCTGGCCATCACTAATCGTGTTGGACTTTTTCGGCTGGGAGCCATTTGCCCTGCCCAGGGATCCTAAAGTTATCATAATCATTCTTGTCAACTGTCTCATCACATTTATCAGTGATTTCTGTTGGGCAAAGGCTATGCTACTAACTAGTCCTTTGACCGTCACTGTCGGATTAAGTATAACAATACCCTTAGCAATGTTTGGTGATGTAATCTTCAAGCACAAAACCATGTCTGTACTTTATTTATTTGGTGCCACCCTCATTCTAGGctcatttttcatcattaataAAAGCTCTGAGGAGGAACATTTCGGAAACTCAGTGACGGCAAGCAACTATGAAGCAGTGGAACAACCAGTAGCAAATAGCtga